From Arachis hypogaea cultivar Tifrunner chromosome 3, arahy.Tifrunner.gnm2.J5K5, whole genome shotgun sequence:
aaacactctacagagatttcaATGAAAACAGAATGTTCAAGGAAGCCAGGCAcaaggacagacttgactatgacatatgcacccaagaaaagcttAGTTACCTCTGCTCCACACCCCCATTGATCAACCCACAAATCAAATGTTTTAATGAGGCTCGGAAGATATTTGAACAGCAAGAACTAGCAAGGGTGAGattcaatcaacagaggctacaggagacaatgataagctcaggaatttggcaaaaagaagatccaaaggggaaTGCAACGACACAACAACAAGGAGAAAGGAggagcaaaaagaaagaagatccaaaaggAGATgcagcaacacaacaacaaggagaaaggagaagcaaaaagaaagaagatccaaaaggcaaaggaaaacaaggagaatcaagcaaaggaaaagggacatgaagactaaaggtggtgaagttcctatgttttctttatgtttcattaaataaagaagatgtatgtctgaaatatggtataccttctaggatgcattttctttttgaagcattgtcttttatgttgcccattccatgcatcaccactcacagatttggaatggttgcttgtctttaatacttttacttgtcattggaataaaagatgtagtttgagcaagaacagagagaaatctagtttaaaaaggatcatgttgtcccataggaaaagtgctagtatatttattgtgaaagaatcaaggttcaatgaactcaaaagaatgcttgctatacaagactagtttggttaaggatcacaaagactttaacagtaaaagcacaaataaccttgacaataaagaaaatagagtacaaagaatgaaaggctaggcatcaatgacaaaatttggatatgtgtctgtggtgattgatgttaagagatatacttgggctagtaaatccgaggggtgcttcatcacccggtaacttgagttaactaactcgggattatcgattgaaaacccacaatcaagagtagctctataacagaacatttagcaacccaaagaggtgctggacaccactatccaaacaaaaatttcaatgttatatgcctgtgactgaatgtgttaaggaaagaggcttgagtgagtaaatctttaagagtgtctcaacacttaacaacttgaaccaactggtttgggattgttgattgaaagcttatgctaaagagccgccttaagacaagatttcgagcttaattgaaaaaaaaaaaagaaaaaaaaagaagaaaaaagaaataagcaaaaaaaaattggttcaaggatcatgtgctaaggtatgaaagaagtctagtgaagttaaccaatttagtagtgaagcaagcattttaattgaaaaagttgaataattgtgttcaattacaataaattaatgaccacacaagtgGAGATGACATGCTCAATGAGAAATTACTCTCTGGAAGAACATTCAAGCCTTACATCTTAAATTCTTGTGACAAAgtcctttatattttgcttgaggacaagcaatactttaagtttggtgttgtgatgcaaatGCATATTTGcattattagttagttagtttagttagttttagcttaatttcactcattttctctaaataaacaagtccttttatgagttttgtttccatgcatgatgatatcaaggaacatgttaattctagccaaattcatgcaaatgttttaaggaatgcatatatgaatgagtatgaatgaatctcatggaattggtgcatgaattggtaagactttgaagctatttcctttgttgatgataggtgatgaaacaaggaagcatggaagcaagaaggatgcaagctgggcaagaagttggcgttgccaacttggaatccacgttgccaacttgggattggagttgccaactccacaacacaaggcaagcttggccctggaggcaaccaaggcaagaagttggcgttgccaacttaggattggcgttgccaactccacaacacaaggcaagcttggccctggaggcaaccaaggcaagaagttggcgttgccaacttgggattggcgttgccaacgccacacacactcacaccaagcaagcttggcaaccctggaggcaaccaaggcaagaagttggcgttgccaacttgggatcggcgttgccaacgccacacacaagccacaagcaagcaaacttggccctggaagaagcaaagttggcgttgccaacttgaagctggcgttgccaacgcccacacaaggaacttggccctggatttggagcctcgagcacgttgccagcctagagatgaggggcgtttttgaggacaacgcaggctaacaacgccaaacaatcaagcttggccctggaagaaaaggagctggcgttgccaactcaagatgggcgttgccaacgccacacaaccaagcaacaaatgaagccatggaagaaaaggagctggcgttgccaactcaaaaatggcgttgccaacgccacacaagaaaGTTTGGCCAGGCACCAAATTTTGGTGccaaccaggctgccaaacgcccattggcgcaccaaccaggctgccaaacgcccaatggcgcaccaaccagcgttctaaacgcccattggcgcaccactcacgttgccaacgctggatgggcgttgccaacgccaaagcaaggcagcctgaacatgtccacttcaatggaagatatcttgagctacagagatccaaattgagtacttccagttgcgttggaaagctaacattcagagctttccaaccatatataatagtccatggtggagcacaagattggagccaaaccagagtcatctttaggccctaaaaacaagaacatgaagtgaaattcaagaaagcTAGAGATTGGCCTAGGGGTGtgggtcgagcacgttgccaacgtgccacaaggggggcgtgttttgcaacaacgccagccccaagtccttgccttgggagagtgatgctcgagcacgttgccaacttggggttgagggtgcgttattcacaacaacttggcaacaacttggcagcttgaccttaccttctttgaggaaccataacttgagctaggaaagtccaattgaggtgattccagtggcattagaaaatagacatcaagagctttccaatgatgtatgatagtccatattgaagctgaaggttgacactcagattctgggctacatttagcatgaaagtaaggccaagaagaggaaaagcaagttgttggcaacaacttgggctagcaacgcccaagtctcatacttcatgcccaggaaattgtcctgcacgttgccaacgtgcatttggcctggagttagtgccaataacgccctcaatgggccagaattggtgCCAACTTGCTCCACTTCCCCTATTCCTCACAAAGGCAAGAAACTTcatcaattgagccaagaattcaacaaagaggaagcccatCTTGCTAACCCACTTGAGGATCTttaggactagtataaatagagattgagtttgtactttTTTGAGGACTTTTggacttttacacttttactctactttttacacttagtcatttttacactttttagcacttgtatttgaaaacttttttggtacttccgagaggagacccagagagctactcttggttcatcttggaacttctcttcttcattttcttaatcttcaagcatttacctcttcttcttcatctttctttgcaattgagtttaactttgattgatggcaattgttgttgaaattggagctatgattcactaaacccctttcattaggggaggagctctgttggttggaatgaattggtgaacccatcttctctttctcaattttagtggttgatctaaagagggaactcttgttcttcaaagattcaaccaccatcgagagaggggttaatctatatgaattatgtggtgaatttgatgaatgagccacataattcagtttagagttcatcctctcatgatttcctcaatcaacataccttggttagtatgtgagatgtaactctccttggttgagattttggaaattgtgtggctggattaaaattgatcttcatctcttctcatgaacaattagatcacgagagtggcaattggctatgttgagagagattgaatcaccaagagattgggattcaatcacccatttgccatggatctatacccatgattgagaaggatttgactaacatcaattcatgaaaactaacatctctaatccctaatgatcctctctatcattaattctcatttctcttgctctagttatttgattacccatttcccaatccctttctacattctgtctatttactactcttgttatttacattctgttcatctacttcttgccatttactcttatgttctttaaatttctgcaccctttaattccttgccatttatctttgatgttatttaagtttcttgcaatttaagtttcagttatttacttccattttatttctatattcttgttcttaattgccatttaaattcctgtcattatgttcaaaagtcacattgctcataaaatcaaaaatcatgttagcttgactaaacttaccatttaactaaagttgcttaatctaccaatcctcgtgggatcgacctcactcttagtgagtcttactacttgatacgacccggtatacttgccggtaattacgtgaaattcaatttttacgtatcaagatGATAATTAAATGCTTCATCATTTTTTTAATGACAATTAAAATCCTGGCCAACCTATAATGTCACACTTAAACCCTTAACCATTTAGATTATATGACAAATTGATCCCCAAAGATGCCATACCTGTGATAGCTTTGGCCCATCTTTTGCTGACTTAAGCCCTTTCTTCTTAGCTACACCAGTCTTATTGCTTCCTTTAGGTGACATCCTCTTCTTAAGCCGAGTCTTctgcttgttcttcttcttcttcaaactgtCATCACTGCTACTGTCATCAGACTCATAACCAGGAGGAGGTGGCTTATAAGCCTCATCCTCAGCGCTTTCATATCCATCATCAAAGGAGGAGGATGATGACTTAGGGGATGAACAATCACTGGAAATCAAAACTTCCTCTCCAACCCATCACCAAGTAGCTTAACTCTTTAAACAAAGcaaccaaatcaaaataattaatcaagTCAACATCCATTGGTGGCCAcctatgaacttttccatgcAAATAGCTAAGAATTCCTTCACTGTCCTTCTTAAAATTCCTCCCATGGTAAAACACAGGGGTAACCAGACATTCAGCCATCTGGAAAAGTGCAATATAATTTTGTTAGctcctaatttaaaaatttaaacatatcACACAGTTTCTTTAATCTTACAGCAATATAAACACCCAATCCTAATAATTGGTTCCaactttcattaattttttaacacATCTCTACACTTTCAtcttatttaaatacataaaaatcttAGGATATGGCAACAGAAACAATATATTATCCTCTCTATACCCACCATGACTGAATGCAAACAACAACTGTTAAATGAGGAtaccacacacaaaaaaaaaacaaagaaagaaagggacAGTAGCAACACCAACCTCAGCAATCTGTGCTGTGTATAGAACTGTCTAAGTTCCGTCAACAGCGCCATCTACCCACCATCTACATCACCGTCAAAAGCTTTGTCAGCAACCTTGTCACCACTCACCACTACCTTGATGGAGAAGAAGGTTCTCTGCCAGGGTTTAGAAGGTAATTGTTTTAGAGGGTCAAGGGTCTTTATAGGAGAACATAAAAGGCGCAAAACCAAACGACGCTTGGAAACCTAAAAACGACGGCGTTTGTGTGTTGTGGACGAGGAAAGATAGGCCATTGTCCATTTTACCTAGCCACGTGGCCTTCCATCTTCCACGTAACCACGCAAGCTATCCATCTCATCCACTTGCCTACACACATCAGCAATTTCCGTCAAGTTTTCGCCGTGAAAGTGACAGAAGGACCGCGTTGGCAAACGGAACACAGGGTCAGAGACCAAAATGGATCGTGTTTTTGGTTAAAGGTCGTGTTGTCATTTGGGGAAATGGACAGAAACCAGTTGATACTTTACTTGAATAAAAAGGTGATTTAAACTTTAAGTgcaatttaattctatttttatgaataaaaagttTATAACACATTTAACTATTTCTTATTTTGTACTTAATATATATTTAGACCAACGTTGAGAATCTTTAGCAcaatagaatatatattattgaAGACTATTAGAGgaccatcagaatttattatttttagtcatcagTTAACCATCATTGTTTAAAagtataagataaaatatattatttgattaCTAGACTAAAGGAActatactaaaaaaattgaattgataactaaatgataataaaaaaataataaattctaaattctaataactCCCTAACATTTCTCTATATTTTTAACATGAAACAAACTCAGATTTTAAAATTGTACGCATGTATTTATGGAATTTTGATATAACAAAAAGttaaacatattataaaaaaacaaaactttTTGTAGTGAAAGTAAATAATGTAGTCCATGCATTTGCAATGGTCAAATGctagtatatttatatatagtcatatttttaatatatattttatattttaatatatattttatttaagtaattgAATAgggattaattttttgtttatgacTAATATGATTGATAATATATATtgtttacaaatttttttaacaaactaatcaaccactaaaataatcaaatttttcacaataaaataatttttttataacagaataatcaaatattttataataataacataataataaacaCCAAAATTTAATCACTATTGtacttctatatttttatttatattttaattataaatataaatctatttgattatattatttgtaaAGTTTAATTATAAGTGAATCAAATTTGGTcctgttatttttaaaattttacaaatgTGAATATGTGGTGATTTTATATCTAAATCTATATCCCTTCATGATTGTGTACAATTGTTTCTcccaaaaatataataacaagaTCAAAAATGCCAAGAGATtactagaatttattatttttaactatcacttaattattaattcaattcttttagtttagtaattcaataacatattttattctatatttttaaacattaatggTTACCTGATGACCAGAAATGATAAATTCTAATGGCTCtagcattttttctaaaaagatATTCGTGTtctatcaaataaaaaataaagttttatcGGGAAATTTTAGGCACATTGACAACTAGGAGAATAAAAGGGCAACGAAAATAAGTTGCATCCGATAACTATACAGCAGGGTAAGTGAGTGCATTTAAAGAAGCAAACTTTCGAAACTTGAGACATGGATTTCAAAGAGAAGGCCATAGCAGGAATTCTTCAGAGGCCTTGTTTTACTTACACCTCATAAGAATTTTTCTATGCTCGTGGTTAACGTTGACTTGGGCACAGCACCAATAACTGTATCTTTCTTCTCGCCATTCTTGAAGATCATCACCGTGGGGATACTCCGAATCCCATACCGAGTGGCGGTTGAAGGGCTCTCGTCAGTGTTCACTTTGTAGCACTTTAACTTCCCAGCGAATTCTTTAGCCAGCTCATCAATTACAGGGTGGATCATTCGGCATGGACCACACCATGGAGCCCAGAATTCAACCAACACAGGAGATTCAGATTCAAGGACAAGCGATTGCCAATTAGCATCGGTAATAGAAGCCACTGTAATATGCAATAAGCAACAACACAGATTTATTTAATTCCAATCTGTATTTCTACCGAATAGGCAAAATGTCTcggttgaaaaaaaaaagaaagaacattGGGATCCCCAAAATTCTAACAGAATGACAAACACATTAAGAGAAAAGCAACCATGCCATAAACATATTCATGAGAAGAATATCACAAACTGTGTGTCTTCTATGCATCAAGATAGCGTTCTTTAATCACATAGACACAACAACAGTACATAGAGATGTTTCTTGGCAGAGAGAGAGATGGGAGGGTATTTATTGAGACTAGGGTGGATCAAAATCCATCCTACACCAACGAATACTTTACATAGAGTATGCTTTTTCTCATAAAATCAACCCCGAGGATTGGAAATTTGCATCATGCATATCAATATCATGGTTAAAACTGTTCACAATGCATCACTTTGTACTGTACCTAATTGCTATACCTAGTTATAGCTCAAATAGCATAATCTCCTCATACTCATTTACAaggttgcgggttcgaatctctctatctttggtaaaaaaaaaaaattactgtgttatatattaattatactgCAAAATATCTCTTAATAAAAAGCCAATGAGTTATAAATCAATTGGCATAATCTCCCCATACTCACTTCAGTAAAGCAGTTTTCTAAGAGTTATATTTCATGATtgagttcaaaattattttctaaatgaAGCTATTAAGAAGTTTTTGGATGCCAAATTCAAGCCTTAAATGTTGAAACTTTTTGTTGATTCACAAGGTTGTCGGAAGATCATGAGACGGATGTAAGTTTGAAACCATTCACCTCCAAAACATACACCAGTAGATCCACAAAAAAACTGTATCATTGGAACCATTTTGGtaagaaaattaattttattgtatGAAGGAGAGAAGTGCCACAAGTTGGAGGATTAACATATCCTCTGCAATGAAGAAGTTTTTGAAGGTACATCAGGAAACATAAAGGATATCAAGAATGCAGTAGCAATACCCGGCCTCTATATATACTAGAAATAGGAAATTGCTTTAAACAGTCAATTGTTATGGGCTGCTGCTTATAAAAATGGGAACCAAATCCAACTTCCTCAAAAATTAACCTCTACAAGCCGCTGGATATATAAGGGGACATGATCATCTGAGAAAAAGGAAACCCCCTGAAAGCGCCATGGGGCAGGGCGGGGCAGAGCGAGGGAGGAGGGCACCCATTTCCAGTTCAGAATGGAAGATTCAAACAATGATCGACATGGGAGTTGATAAGTGCTTGCTTCCGTTTAAATTACTTGTAAACAACAAGTAAGAGTAAAGAGCTAACGTTGATAAATCCATTATTTAATACAAAAATGGTATATAATGGTAGGGCTATAATCTGAAGTCTGATTATCTCGTTATATTTAATAGAATAGTTTAGACATAATGCCATTTTGCTGTTTGAAATTGGTTggatgagattttttttttaaaatgaccaaTTAATTCCTTCACCTTAGAAATGCGACTTCTGTTAGTATCTGGCCAAACTTTTGTCTCATATTCGTTAGTGTAATAGTAATGTGGACAGTTATATGTTAACCTTGGTATTGTAATAAACAGCACAAAGACTAGCTATGTAATAAGGCTTTCCGACATCTTAACAACGGTAAGAGCAAAGTTCCTTTAAGAATACACTGTTTTGAATCAAGCGGAGCTTACGCACCTAAAAGGCAGCCCAATACACAAACATTTGGCATTAACACAAGGTTAGAGAAAGGCCCCAACAAGAAGGAGTAATGTAGACATACTTACCAAATAATTGTATCACTGGCTGATTCCGCAACTTCAATACGTGACCTTAAAGATACTTGGGGACAACTCGATTGTTGCTCCAAGACTAAGTGAAACTTAAGCATCTAATCCCCCACAAAACTAGTTTCATTAGACAATGTTTGAAAATGCGATAATTATAGTTCAACAAAATATATCAAACAATGGTGTATATGACACAACCACAAACATTTGGCATCCTTCCTTTCACCCCAAAACAAGCATAACTTGccaataaatgtgagaaaatgatATGAGCTCAATAAGCTATTTTCGTAGTTATAACACAAAGGGGCAGAATAGTAATTATATAAAGGTCAAGAATCTGATTATTAGAAGAATCACATTATACCAGCTTTGGAAATCAAGGAGACCAAGAATTCATCTCAAGCGCAATTGCATTGGCTTAGGGCGCAATGAATATGTCTTTCCTCAAGTTACTTGTAGCGTAGTGAAATTTTGTGTCCCAGGACTGAAATTTTAGTTCTAGTCTTTCACCATCAAACACAATATTGAGTCACAGATCCCCAATCTCAGTTTTAGTCTCAATCTCTGAAAACatatcttttattcctttattcttttttctttatcaGGAAACTACTAAGATGATTTAATCATATCTGCCAACTATGAAAGAAGCAAAAGCAACAAAATTATTGCATTTTATTGTTCACAAAGAGATCTTGTTTGCTCACTTCATGTAAAGTCTTTTAAGATCTTTTTCTACCTCAACTATTGGTCCATCTTCCATTTCATTCACTCTTCTAGATACTTTACTGGCATTCTCCCTGTATAACCAAACCACTTAAGACAAGATTGCATCAATTTTTGAATAATGGGCATTACACTCCTACTCCAATTTCATCTCTCATAtcctcattttttattttgtccaCACGCATATGA
This genomic window contains:
- the LOC112790107 gene encoding uncharacterized protein yields the protein MATALEFLAVLPRPSSSATAFSPATTRRASAMFPHYSGIKPRPIAAVRCAGPLNPRTLTRSGRVVCEAQDTAVEVASITDANWQSLVLESESPVLVEFWAPWCGPCRMIHPVIDELAKEFAGKLKCYKVNTDESPSTATRYGIRSIPTVMIFKNGEKKDTVIGAVPKSTLTTSIEKFL